GCCAGTTCTTCATCAACCTGGTGGACAACAACTACCTGGACAAAAACCACCCCGTCTTCGGAAGGGTCGTTGACGGGATGGACGTGGTGGATAAAATGGGAAAGGTCAAAACGGACTCGAACGACAAGCCCATTGATGAAGTAAAGATAATAAAAGCGGAGATCCTGTAACGGCTGCGGGTTACAGGGAAGAACATGAAAGTCCTTCAATAAGAAGGGCTCAGACTTCTGACAAAGTCCTCGTTTTCTAACGAGGACTTTGTTATTATAGTGCCATGTTAAAGAAAGAGAAGAACAAGCAGTTGTAGTACTTAACTTTTTCCTAAGGATAGACGATAGACAGAAAATGGATAGACAAGGGGCTTAAGCCCCTTGTCCACAAGCCCAGCCCTTCTTAGACGAAGGGCTTTTTTGTCGGCCGTGTTTTCATGGAGCACCGCAATCTCGTGTTTTAATGGGTCAAGCCGTATCAAGCAAAGCTTCCTTTACAACCTCCCCGGCTAGCATCACCCGATTTCTTCGTCGCGTTTTTTAAAATCGCTCCTCGCAATGACAGTTATTAATGATGCCCCCTATTAAGACAAGAACCTGTCGATGCCGCCCACCTACCCCCAACCCCCTTTTCAATTCCAAACACCACCCCAAATCAGATAATATCCCCTAACTGCTCCTTAAGCTCGATATAGCTCAATATCTTGTTCAGGCTCTTCGGATTCCTTATTGTCAGCTGATCGTCGCCCAGGAGCAGAAACTTCCTCTCAACCAGCGAATCCAAAACGTTCCTGGTTTTGTCTATGTCGAGTCCGACCCTCCCCGCAAGGTCAGAGACGGTTATCTTCACAACCATCCCCTTGTCGGACTCTATCCCCTTCTCGTTTGCAATCTTGCTGATCATGTCCACGACCTTGCTCGTGGCGTCTTTGAACAAGAGCGTCTCGATTCGTTGATCGGCGGATCTCAGCCTCTCGGCCATCTTCTTCATCATCCTCAACGCCACGTTGGGATTGCTCATTAAAAGCGACTCGAAGGTCTTCTCGTCGAGTACGAGCACCTTAAGATCCGTTAAGGCAACGGCCGTGGCGGATCTGGTGCCCCTTTCAAGGATCGCCATCTCGCCGAAGAAGTCGCCCTTGCTAAGTTCTGCCAGCGTGGTCTCTATTGACCTGGCCTTCT
The sequence above is a segment of the Candidatus Zymogenus saltonus genome. Coding sequences within it:
- a CDS encoding Crp/Fnr family transcriptional regulator codes for the protein MEKLYDKFGKSIPKGTVIFNEGESGDDMFIIHEGKVKISKKARSIETTLAELSKGDFFGEMAILERGTRSATAVALTDLKVLVLDEKTFESLLMSNPNVALRMMKKMAERLRSADQRIETLLFKDATSKVVDMISKIANEKGIESDKGMVVKITVSDLAGRVGLDIDKTRNVLDSLVERKFLLLGDDQLTIRNPKSLNKILSYIELKEQLGDII